Proteins from one Pyrobaculum neutrophilum V24Sta genomic window:
- a CDS encoding DUF99 family protein encodes MEDAPSWAPLVRPRRGPPAEPQRLLQKNFKVVAVAESFVLQDGYSVYAGVLARRDGVVEEVALDLATLGGTDGTEAASRILEALLRPDVAMVMLDGCVVSFYNWIDGEALWRRFGRPVACYIFEEPEGRAEEAARKLFMDWERRVEAFRRLGQPVPYYTRGGYRIYVRSWGMDPADAGKAAELCTKFGKMPEPIRVAKIIAGGARKFLKNARAKSGDGN; translated from the coding sequence GTGGAGGACGCGCCAAGCTGGGCCCCCCTTGTCCGGCCGAGGAGAGGCCCTCCGGCTGAGCCTCAACGCCTCCTCCAGAAGAACTTCAAGGTGGTCGCCGTAGCTGAGAGCTTCGTGCTTCAAGACGGATACTCGGTATACGCCGGCGTGTTGGCCCGTAGAGACGGCGTAGTTGAGGAGGTGGCGCTGGATCTGGCCACACTCGGCGGCACAGACGGCACAGAAGCCGCCTCCAGGATCCTAGAGGCCCTCCTCCGGCCAGACGTCGCCATGGTCATGTTAGACGGCTGCGTGGTCTCCTTCTACAACTGGATAGACGGGGAGGCGCTGTGGAGGAGGTTCGGGAGACCTGTGGCCTGCTACATCTTCGAAGAGCCGGAGGGGAGGGCGGAGGAGGCCGCGAGAAAGCTGTTTATGGACTGGGAGAGGAGGGTCGAGGCGTTTAGGAGGCTGGGCCAGCCGGTTCCCTACTACACCAGAGGCGGCTACAGGATATATGTCAGATCTTGGGGGATGGACCCGGCCGACGCGGGGAAGGCGGCGGAGCTGTGTACAAAGTTCGGCAAGATGCCTGAGCCGATTCGTGTGGCGAAGATAATAGCCGGGGGGGCGAGGAAATTTTTAAAAAACGCCCGCGCGAAGAGCGGCGATGGTAACTAG
- a CDS encoding polyamine ABC transporter substrate-binding protein — MVTRRKLLAGAVAAAVVAALGGSVLLSRGPEKRAATLGGQLAVYNYSYYIDKDLLTEFERETGVKVIYQEFESGEEAYAALLRGGGGYDLVVVPDMYLKEVIKGGYVRKMDHGRLANINNIDQAFFDNPNDPGLQHSIPYAFGTTGFAVNYHAMAVEAGRKLESWGDLFDFGLLEKMRNKVAMLEEFVEPVMAAKYALGIDPNDWSQAAVDKVAELLKKQKGYIRGYMGVSQIVPAIAAGELWVSQIWSGDAATARDEFIKHAGEKNADKFEYVLPKPMTHRWVDFMVIPRDAKNIDAAYAFIDFLLRPENSARITKASYYPTALKRQLLEKHLSPDILQDPTVFPPEGAKLIYLNYTDEMIKAVEKISYAVKG; from the coding sequence ATGGTAACTAGGAGGAAGCTCCTAGCCGGCGCGGTAGCCGCGGCGGTTGTAGCCGCCTTGGGAGGTAGCGTTCTGCTTTCGAGGGGGCCGGAGAAGAGGGCGGCAACACTCGGCGGACAGCTAGCCGTCTACAACTACTCCTACTACATAGACAAGGACCTGCTCACGGAGTTCGAGAGGGAGACCGGCGTTAAGGTGATCTACCAGGAGTTCGAGAGCGGGGAGGAGGCCTACGCCGCCCTACTCAGAGGCGGGGGCGGGTACGACCTAGTAGTGGTGCCGGATATGTACCTAAAGGAGGTGATCAAGGGGGGCTACGTGAGGAAGATGGACCACGGCAGACTAGCCAACATCAACAACATAGACCAGGCCTTCTTCGACAACCCGAACGACCCAGGCCTCCAGCACTCTATTCCATACGCCTTCGGCACCACGGGCTTCGCCGTCAACTACCACGCGATGGCCGTAGAGGCCGGCAGAAAACTCGAGAGCTGGGGCGACCTCTTCGACTTCGGTCTCCTGGAGAAGATGAGAAACAAGGTGGCTATGTTGGAGGAGTTCGTGGAGCCCGTCATGGCGGCTAAATACGCCCTGGGAATAGACCCAAACGACTGGAGCCAAGCGGCTGTGGACAAGGTCGCAGAGCTTCTGAAGAAGCAGAAGGGCTACATAAGAGGCTACATGGGGGTCAGCCAGATCGTTCCGGCTATAGCCGCCGGCGAGCTGTGGGTTTCACAGATCTGGAGCGGAGACGCAGCCACGGCACGCGACGAGTTTATCAAACACGCCGGTGAGAAAAACGCCGATAAGTTCGAGTACGTGTTGCCAAAGCCAATGACGCACAGATGGGTCGACTTCATGGTGATCCCCCGCGACGCGAAAAACATCGACGCGGCATACGCCTTCATTGACTTCCTGCTTAGGCCTGAGAACTCTGCTAGAATCACCAAGGCGTCTTACTACCCAACAGCGCTGAAGAGACAGCTACTCGAAAAGCACCTCAGCCCCGACATATTACAGGACCCCACGGTCTTCCCGCCTGAGGGAGCCAAACTCATCTATCTCAACTACACAGACGAGATGATTAAGGCCGTGGAGAAGATCAGCTACGCCGTCAAAGGCTAG
- a CDS encoding MogA/MoaB family molybdenum cofactor biosynthesis protein — MAHEEHRARGQRVARFYIVTVSTSRYREKAEGRTPVDESGDLAERMAREAGHQVVGRDLIPDDLHLIRSKILELAAREDVDVVVFTGGTGLTKTDVTIEAVRPLFEKEMEGFGDVFRYYSIQEVGTAAFLTRATGGVVGGKAVFLLPGSPNAVKVGMRIILDEVSHLLYLVK; from the coding sequence ATGGCTCACGAGGAGCATAGGGCTAGGGGGCAACGCGTTGCGAGGTTCTATATTGTGACTGTGAGCACCTCTAGATACCGGGAGAAGGCGGAGGGGCGCACCCCCGTGGACGAGTCCGGCGACCTGGCTGAGAGGATGGCTAGAGAGGCCGGGCATCAGGTCGTCGGCAGAGACCTAATACCGGACGACCTCCACCTAATTAGGAGTAAAATCCTGGAGCTCGCCGCGCGGGAGGACGTGGACGTTGTGGTGTTCACCGGCGGCACAGGCCTTACCAAGACCGACGTCACCATAGAGGCCGTGAGACCTCTGTTTGAGAAAGAGATGGAGGGCTTCGGCGACGTGTTTAGATACTACAGCATCCAGGAGGTGGGCACCGCCGCCTTTTTGACAAGGGCGACTGGGGGCGTAGTGGGCGGCAAGGCCGTCTTCCTACTGCCGGGCTCCCCCAACGCCGTTAAGGTCGGCATGAGGATAATCTTGGACGAGGTCTCCCACCTCCTTTACCTAGTCAAATGA
- a CDS encoding LOG family protein: MRQIAVAVHSNHVPGLGEKARLFVHALAERYPDAVLLVGGYWGHMKDVVDAALERGLKVVVFLPTEREDVPLPPQVVAVRTGCEFRCRSVMMVRSADAVAVLGGGVGTVIEAFMAYAMGKPLYVLTETGAASDRLPQAYPEYFDERRAVKVEYLRDPKALAEEVCGAEPGASTAFG; this comes from the coding sequence ATGAGGCAGATCGCGGTCGCTGTACACAGCAACCACGTGCCCGGCCTGGGGGAGAAGGCCAGGCTTTTTGTACATGCGTTGGCGGAGAGATACCCAGACGCGGTTCTGTTGGTAGGCGGCTACTGGGGGCACATGAAAGACGTCGTAGACGCCGCCCTAGAGAGAGGTCTGAAGGTCGTCGTCTTTCTACCCACGGAGAGGGAGGATGTGCCGTTGCCGCCGCAAGTCGTGGCGGTGAGAACGGGGTGCGAGTTCAGATGCAGATCTGTGATGATGGTCCGCTCCGCCGACGCGGTGGCGGTCCTGGGGGGAGGTGTAGGGACCGTAATCGAGGCGTTTATGGCCTACGCGATGGGGAAGCCCCTCTACGTGTTGACGGAGACCGGCGCCGCCAGCGACAGGTTGCCGCAGGCCTACCCGGAGTACTTCGACGAGAGGAGGGCGGTGAAGGTGGAGTATTTGAGGGATCCGAAGGCGCTGGCGGAGGAGGTCTGCGGCGCGGAACCCGGCGCCTCAACCGCCTTTGGTTAA
- a CDS encoding CPBP family intramembrane glutamic endopeptidase — protein sequence MIRRIYLPAAFAALVAALVALKPPACVALYAGAAVYLAFAPAGALVRWRLDRRFPLAFAVYLLSLVAAGAVAAAVPPIRADYVKLGEAQARFFAEATTCPMGWALVFLQALVLAPLVEEMLFRGIVFEEVKGRLGPAAAYVVSSLVFAILHKPGLAAVPIFIVALALAFAYDRYGLPASILLHFLQNAAALWLTKGG from the coding sequence GTGATACGGAGGATCTACCTCCCGGCCGCCTTCGCGGCGCTCGTCGCCGCGCTCGTAGCTCTGAAGCCGCCGGCGTGTGTCGCCCTCTACGCAGGGGCGGCCGTATACCTTGCCTTCGCCCCTGCGGGGGCGCTGGTTAGGTGGAGGCTAGATAGGAGGTTCCCCCTCGCCTTCGCTGTTTACCTCCTCTCGCTAGTCGCCGCCGGCGCCGTAGCGGCGGCAGTCCCGCCTATACGCGCCGATTACGTCAAACTAGGCGAGGCGCAGGCGAGGTTCTTCGCCGAGGCAACCACGTGTCCAATGGGCTGGGCCCTCGTCTTCCTCCAAGCGCTGGTTCTGGCGCCTCTGGTGGAGGAGATGCTCTTCAGGGGCATAGTCTTCGAGGAAGTGAAGGGGAGGCTCGGCCCGGCTGCGGCCTACGTCGTATCCTCTCTGGTGTTCGCCATATTGCACAAGCCGGGGCTCGCCGCAGTGCCCATATTCATAGTGGCGTTGGCCCTCGCCTTCGCCTACGACAGATACGGCCTCCCCGCCTCCATCCTGCTACACTTTCTGCAGAACGCGGCGGCGCTCTGGTTAACCAAAGGCGGTTGA
- a CDS encoding GINS complex subunit Sld5 has translation MYGGVVGSYPVRVAFKKDVDLPLLGVSHKAGTEAEVPLYLALKLDEMGAVEIDESGAIQPRDVTSLKYVEQRESYPVKLPEGFYARVKLAAYIFNKRGDVKSLRTLVQEVRELVIERVRKIAVLVATRPDIINDQSFLDRLTAEERALLTSIHASVTSFALSII, from the coding sequence ATCTACGGCGGCGTGGTTGGGTCTTACCCAGTCAGGGTGGCTTTTAAGAAAGACGTGGACCTCCCCCTGCTGGGGGTCTCCCACAAGGCTGGCACAGAGGCCGAGGTGCCCCTCTACCTCGCCCTAAAGCTCGACGAGATGGGGGCTGTGGAGATAGACGAAAGCGGGGCGATACAGCCGCGGGACGTGACCTCCCTGAAATACGTGGAGCAGAGGGAGAGCTACCCGGTCAAGTTGCCGGAGGGCTTCTACGCCAGGGTTAAGCTGGCGGCGTACATCTTCAACAAACGCGGGGACGTCAAATCGCTGAGGACGCTGGTGCAGGAGGTTAGAGAGCTGGTGATCGAGCGGGTTAGGAAGATCGCTGTGTTGGTGGCGACGAGACCCGATATAATAAACGACCAGAGCTTCCTGGACCGCCTCACGGCGGAGGAGAGGGCGTTGTTAACCTCTATACACGCCTCGGTCACCTCCTTCGCCCTTTCTATAATCTAG
- the tmk gene encoding dTMP kinase — MAFVAIEGIDGSGKSTVISRLAEILPKVYTTREPSGGPIGRLIKEWALRGGTVDPHVDALLFAADRIEHYRREVEPKVREGYIVISERYVESSIAYQGAAGVPLEFIKSINSLVPRPDVTVILDVEPEVAISRVRQRGALEKYEQMAFLRRVREIYLARAREEGYPVVDAARPPEVVAREVAEIVKKALDYRKGEGGDRGVYRG, encoded by the coding sequence GTGGCCTTCGTCGCCATCGAGGGCATCGACGGCTCCGGCAAAAGCACTGTGATCTCTCGGCTTGCGGAGATTTTGCCAAAGGTGTACACCACCAGGGAGCCCAGCGGCGGCCCCATCGGCAGGCTGATAAAGGAGTGGGCTCTGAGGGGCGGCACCGTGGATCCGCACGTCGACGCCCTCCTCTTCGCGGCGGATAGGATAGAGCACTACAGGCGGGAGGTGGAGCCCAAGGTGAGGGAGGGCTATATAGTAATCAGCGAGAGGTATGTAGAGTCCTCGATTGCCTACCAAGGGGCGGCCGGCGTCCCCCTGGAGTTTATAAAGTCCATAAACTCCCTCGTCCCTAGGCCGGACGTAACCGTGATCCTAGACGTGGAGCCCGAGGTGGCCATATCGCGGGTGAGACAAAGGGGGGCCCTGGAGAAGTACGAGCAGATGGCCTTCCTCAGGCGGGTTCGCGAGATCTACCTGGCGAGGGCTAGGGAGGAGGGCTACCCCGTGGTGGATGCGGCGAGGCCGCCGGAGGTGGTGGCGAGGGAGGTGGCCGAGATCGTCAAGAAGGCGCTAGATTATAGAAAGGGCGAAGGAGGTGACCGAGGCGTGTATAGAGGTTAA
- a CDS encoding NAD(P)/FAD-dependent oxidoreductase: MVTQYLSRLRTLDRYVGDYDVVIVGAGPAGLFAALELAKAGGLRTALIDGGYRASQRHCPLQTPLEKCTFCVPCHIVYGIGGAGTLSSGLINLRPDVGGDLHELVGDWDKAMELINYVDKTFVEFGAPGNVYEPQMELIQKLSALAARVNARIVPIRQRHMGTDGSRAVVENMTQYLEKSGVAVMYATWALDVEKGGNGLFTVKTTRGVLNARAVLLAPGRGGAEWLISQMRKLGASLDFGPIDIGVRVEVPYHVMKPLTDAVHDPKVILYTSKHDDKVRTFCTNPRGFVVKEVYADGTVGVNGETYLEKKSENTNFAFLVTLRLTDPMEDTIEYGKSIARIATKLGGGKPLIQRLYDLERGQRSTWDRIRRSSISPTLKDVTPGDISLALPHRVVEDIIEGLKKLDELAPGVASPQTLIYAPEIKYYSARPKVDKNLMTTVPGLFVAGDGAGLSRGINVAAATGVLAARGILAYLGWAKTA, translated from the coding sequence GTGGTAACCCAGTACCTCTCCCGCCTCCGGACGCTGGATAGATACGTGGGCGACTACGACGTGGTGATAGTGGGGGCGGGCCCCGCGGGGCTTTTCGCCGCGCTTGAGCTGGCGAAGGCCGGGGGGTTAAGGACGGCGCTCATAGACGGCGGGTACAGAGCCTCCCAGAGGCACTGCCCCCTTCAAACCCCCCTGGAGAAGTGCACCTTCTGCGTCCCCTGCCATATCGTCTACGGGATCGGGGGCGCCGGGACCCTCAGCTCCGGCTTGATAAACCTCAGGCCCGACGTGGGGGGCGATCTGCACGAGCTGGTGGGAGACTGGGACAAGGCCATGGAGCTGATCAACTACGTCGATAAGACCTTCGTGGAGTTCGGAGCGCCGGGGAACGTCTACGAGCCGCAGATGGAGCTCATACAGAAGCTCTCAGCCCTGGCGGCTAGGGTAAACGCGAGGATTGTGCCCATCCGCCAGAGGCATATGGGGACAGACGGCTCGAGGGCCGTGGTGGAGAACATGACGCAGTACCTGGAGAAGTCGGGCGTGGCCGTGATGTACGCCACGTGGGCTCTAGACGTGGAGAAGGGTGGCAACGGCCTCTTCACCGTGAAGACCACCAGGGGGGTGCTCAACGCCAGAGCTGTCCTCCTGGCGCCTGGGCGCGGCGGCGCCGAGTGGCTGATATCCCAAATGAGGAAGCTCGGGGCGTCTCTGGACTTTGGGCCGATAGACATCGGGGTGAGGGTGGAGGTCCCCTACCACGTCATGAAGCCTCTGACAGACGCCGTCCACGACCCCAAGGTCATACTCTACACCTCGAAACATGACGACAAGGTGAGGACCTTCTGCACAAACCCCCGCGGCTTCGTTGTTAAGGAGGTGTATGCAGACGGCACCGTGGGGGTCAACGGGGAGACGTACCTCGAGAAGAAGAGCGAGAACACGAACTTCGCGTTTCTCGTCACGCTGAGGTTGACAGACCCCATGGAGGACACAATAGAATACGGCAAGTCGATCGCGAGGATAGCCACTAAGCTAGGCGGCGGAAAGCCGCTTATACAGCGGCTCTACGATCTTGAACGCGGGCAGAGGTCCACCTGGGATAGGATAAGGAGGTCGAGCATATCGCCGACGCTGAAGGACGTCACGCCCGGCGACATCTCGTTGGCGTTGCCCCACAGGGTTGTGGAGGACATCATCGAGGGTCTGAAGAAGCTCGACGAGCTGGCGCCCGGCGTGGCGAGCCCCCAGACGCTCATATATGCGCCCGAGATTAAGTACTACTCAGCGCGGCCTAAGGTGGATAAAAACCTCATGACGACGGTGCCTGGGCTTTTCGTGGCTGGAGACGGGGCGGGTCTCTCCAGAGGCATAAACGTCGCCGCCGCCACGGGCGTGCTGGCGGCGAGAGGCATCCTCGCCTACCTCGGCTGGGCGAAGACCGCTTAA
- a CDS encoding adenylosuccinate synthetase: MLYVVVDGFFGDTGKGKVVAYLAQADSPALCVRTGAPNAGHTVVYGGQTAVLRTLPTCFINRRPKLAVAPGALIKLDVFLTEVEKYGGGRTYVDYQTGVIEDRHVEAERRDEYLMKVVGSTGQGVGAAMVDRVLRRLRLAKEFDVLKPYLADVPALIHENRGEGVVIEGTQGTFLSLYHGTYPYVTSRDATASGVLSEAGVGPKAVDEVVLVFKAYVTRVGSGPLPGELPPEEAERRGWAERGAVTGRPRRAAPFNLELARRAVLLNTPTQIAITKIDVLFKEAAGKTRWGDLPPEARRWIEELEEALKVPVTLIGTGPEPHHMVDLRRERL, translated from the coding sequence GTGCTCTACGTTGTGGTAGACGGGTTCTTCGGCGATACGGGGAAGGGCAAGGTGGTGGCGTATCTGGCCCAAGCCGATAGCCCGGCGTTGTGCGTTAGAACCGGCGCGCCAAACGCGGGACACACTGTGGTGTACGGGGGTCAGACGGCGGTGTTGAGGACGTTGCCCACCTGTTTTATAAACCGGCGGCCTAAGCTGGCGGTGGCGCCGGGGGCGTTGATAAAGCTAGACGTCTTCCTCACCGAGGTTGAGAAGTACGGAGGCGGGAGGACATACGTCGACTACCAGACGGGGGTGATAGAGGATAGGCACGTGGAGGCGGAGAGGCGGGACGAGTACCTCATGAAGGTCGTCGGATCCACGGGTCAGGGCGTGGGGGCGGCCATGGTGGATAGAGTCCTCAGAAGGCTGAGGCTTGCCAAGGAGTTCGACGTCCTCAAGCCCTATCTGGCAGACGTCCCCGCCTTGATCCACGAAAACAGGGGGGAGGGGGTCGTCATAGAGGGGACCCAGGGCACCTTCCTCTCCCTGTACCACGGCACCTACCCCTACGTAACCAGCAGAGACGCCACGGCAAGCGGGGTCCTGAGCGAGGCCGGCGTTGGGCCGAAGGCGGTAGACGAGGTGGTCCTCGTCTTCAAGGCCTACGTCACCCGGGTCGGCTCCGGCCCTCTGCCGGGCGAGCTACCGCCGGAGGAGGCCGAGAGGAGGGGTTGGGCCGAGCGGGGGGCCGTGACGGGGAGGCCTAGGAGGGCGGCGCCGTTTAATCTGGAGTTGGCGAGGAGGGCGGTTCTCCTCAACACGCCGACGCAGATAGCCATCACGAAGATAGACGTGTTGTTTAAGGAGGCGGCGGGCAAAACGCGCTGGGGGGATCTGCCGCCCGAGGCGCGTAGGTGGATTGAGGAGTTGGAGGAGGCGCTTAAGGTGCCGGTGACGCTTATAGGCACAGGCCCAGAGCCGCACCACATGGTCGACTTGAGGAGGGAGAGGCTGTGA
- the purB gene encoding adenylosuccinate lyase, whose protein sequence is MISPFDWRYGSGEVRALFTPQAFVDAYVEVEKALACALEELGVAERGCCQRLEGVKVAAEEVYRLEREVGHDILSLVILLEQRSGCRYVHYGATSNDVIDTAWALLIRRALSIIKKKINAAGEELARLARRYKGLVMVGRTHGQWAEPITLGFKFANYYYELYIACRALAQAEELIRAKVGGAVGTMAAWGELGPEVRRRVAERLGLPYHVITTQVAPRESYAALASALAVLAAVFERLATEIRELSRPEIGEVVERGGGSSAMPHKANPTASERVVSLARYVRALVNVALENVALWHERDLTNSANERVWIPEAILAVDEILDSSVRVLRTVEINEARIEENLQKALPYILTEFHMIRMVREGMPRYEAYRRAKEVRDITYDFERWPVEKLIEEALSLELCK, encoded by the coding sequence GTGATTTCGCCCTTCGACTGGCGGTACGGAAGCGGCGAGGTAAGAGCTCTGTTTACGCCCCAGGCCTTTGTAGACGCATACGTGGAGGTGGAGAAGGCCTTGGCGTGTGCGCTGGAGGAGCTTGGGGTCGCCGAGAGGGGCTGTTGCCAGCGGCTGGAGGGGGTTAAGGTGGCCGCGGAGGAGGTCTACAGGCTCGAAAGGGAGGTTGGACACGACATCTTGAGCCTCGTGATCCTCCTAGAGCAGAGGAGCGGCTGTAGATATGTCCACTACGGAGCTACGTCGAACGACGTGATAGACACGGCGTGGGCTCTCCTGATACGCCGCGCTCTGTCTATAATAAAGAAGAAGATAAACGCCGCAGGCGAGGAGCTGGCGCGCCTCGCTAGGAGGTATAAAGGCCTTGTGATGGTTGGGCGGACCCACGGCCAGTGGGCGGAGCCCATAACCCTCGGCTTCAAGTTCGCCAACTACTACTACGAGTTGTACATCGCGTGTAGAGCCCTCGCCCAGGCCGAGGAGCTGATTAGGGCTAAGGTGGGCGGGGCCGTGGGGACCATGGCCGCCTGGGGGGAGCTGGGGCCCGAGGTGAGGCGGAGGGTTGCGGAGAGGCTGGGCCTGCCCTACCACGTAATTACGACGCAGGTAGCGCCGAGGGAGAGCTACGCCGCGCTGGCCTCGGCGCTTGCGGTGTTGGCTGCGGTTTTCGAGCGCTTAGCCACCGAGATACGCGAGCTGTCTAGGCCTGAAATCGGCGAGGTTGTGGAGAGGGGAGGCGGCTCCTCCGCGATGCCCCACAAGGCGAACCCCACCGCGTCGGAGAGGGTGGTGAGCCTCGCTAGGTACGTTAGAGCGCTTGTGAACGTAGCGCTTGAGAACGTAGCGCTTTGGCATGAGCGCGATTTGACCAACTCGGCGAATGAGAGGGTGTGGATCCCCGAGGCTATACTCGCGGTGGACGAGATCCTAGACAGCTCCGTTAGGGTGTTGCGGACTGTGGAGATAAACGAGGCTAGGATCGAGGAGAACCTCCAGAAGGCGCTCCCGTACATACTCACCGAGTTCCACATGATTAGGATGGTGAGGGAGGGCATGCCGAGGTACGAGGCCTACCGGAGGGCCAAGGAGGTGAGGGACATAACCTACGACTTCGAGAGGTGGCCCGTTGAAAAACTTATAGAGGAGGCCCTCTCGCTGGAGCTATGCAAGTAG
- the hisH gene encoding imidazole glycerol phosphate synthase subunit HisH gives MQVGVVDYTVGNVGSVLNALRRAGAEPRVVKSVEEAGGVDALVLPGVGTYEVAYKLVHEFRQAVLEKPTLAICLGMQLLFESSEEGGGRGLAVFRGAVRRIEARKVPHIGWSYTKAARPQPFVEDGYYYYMHSYGVPWDENDESHVAYVELGRRYVAAVLRGGILGLQFHPERSGRSGIELIRRFLKEARR, from the coding sequence ATGCAAGTAGGCGTCGTAGATTACACAGTCGGCAACGTGGGTAGCGTCTTAAATGCGCTGAGGAGGGCGGGGGCGGAGCCCAGGGTTGTAAAAAGCGTGGAGGAGGCGGGCGGGGTTGACGCCTTGGTGCTCCCAGGCGTGGGAACCTACGAGGTTGCGTATAAGCTGGTGCACGAGTTCCGCCAGGCCGTGTTGGAGAAGCCGACGCTGGCGATATGCCTAGGCATGCAGCTCCTCTTTGAGTCCAGCGAGGAGGGGGGCGGCCGCGGCTTGGCGGTGTTTAGGGGGGCCGTGAGGAGGATCGAGGCGAGGAAGGTGCCCCACATAGGCTGGAGCTACACAAAGGCGGCGAGGCCCCAGCCCTTTGTGGAAGACGGCTACTACTACTACATGCACAGCTATGGGGTGCCGTGGGATGAAAACGACGAATCACACGTAGCCTACGTCGAGCTGGGGAGGAGATACGTTGCGGCGGTCCTACGCGGGGGCATCCTCGGCCTTCAGTTCCACCCCGAGAGGAGCGGTAGGTCTGGAATAGAGCTTATCAGGAGGTTTCTGAAGGAGGCACGGAGGTAG
- the hisI gene encoding phosphoribosyl-AMP cyclohydrolase encodes MEPRPLASPEEAWRVAKSLNYRHIGGTVVAVVQDVETKDVLMVGYMDPVAVVLTLTTGMAHYYSTTRNRIWLKGETSGHYQIVREFRTDCDGDAVVLKVVQIGVACHLGTRSCFESPNSLRIRL; translated from the coding sequence GTGGAGCCTAGACCCCTTGCCTCACCCGAGGAGGCGTGGAGGGTGGCCAAGTCGCTCAACTACCGCCACATAGGGGGCACCGTCGTCGCTGTGGTTCAAGACGTGGAGACCAAGGACGTGTTGATGGTGGGATACATGGACCCTGTGGCCGTGGTCCTCACCTTGACCACCGGGATGGCACACTACTACTCGACCACCCGCAACAGGATCTGGCTCAAGGGCGAGACGAGCGGCCACTACCAGATAGTGAGGGAGTTTCGGACGGACTGCGACGGCGACGCCGTAGTTCTAAAGGTGGTCCAGATAGGGGTCGCCTGCCACCTGGGGACACGTAGCTGCTTCGAATCGCCGAACTCCCTCAGGATCAGGCTGTAG